A single genomic interval of Juglans regia cultivar Chandler chromosome 1, Walnut 2.0, whole genome shotgun sequence harbors:
- the LOC118349260 gene encoding probable E3 ubiquitin-protein ligase XBOS34: protein MNASHNGWGPAVGTAKINVSSNGRMDEPSKEDSNGWDLPDSGTVGNTTQHGQTSGNISPVAPTNSGVSTSASSASVPSAAPIPEECLDEGPIHHPSIDFSPVDWSVPATEDGASVTNDVKDEASFSSCIIC, encoded by the coding sequence ATGAATGCCAGTCACAATGGGTGGGGCCCTGCTGTAGGAACCGCAAAAATAAATGTAAGCAGCAATGGGAGGATGGATGAGCCTTCAAAAGAAGATTCCAATGGATGGGATTTGCCTGATTCTGGGACGGTTGGCAATACAACTCAACATGGGCAAACCAGTGGTAATATTTCTCCTGTTGCTCCCACAAACAGTGGCGTTTCTACATCCGCTTCTTCAGCTTCAGTTCCATCTGCTGCTCCTATTCCTGAGGAGTGTTTGGACGAAGGGCCAATTCACCATCCATCCATTGATTTCAGCCCAGTGGACTGGTCCGTTCCAGCCACAGAGGATGGGGCTTCTGTAACAAATGATGTGAAAGATGAAGCCAGTTTTTCCTCGTGTATCATATGTTGA